A segment of the Arachis hypogaea cultivar Tifrunner chromosome 5, arahy.Tifrunner.gnm2.J5K5, whole genome shotgun sequence genome:
TAGATCTAAATGCCACAAGAACTTCAAAATGAAGAGGAATCCTAGGAAAGTAAAATGGACCAAGGCGTATAGGCAGGTGCATGGAAAGGATATGACTCAGGTAAATGAAACTTTATATTTCCTTTCTTTTGGCCTACGTGTCTGTGTCGTTCATAATTGTGGTTTGAAAGAGTCTCATGATTGTCATATATTGCTTTAGGATTCAACCTTTGAGTTTGAGAGAAAGCGAAACAGGCCAGAGAGATATGACAGGAATCTTGCGGAGAACGTCCTTAAGGCCATTCCAAAGATTGAAAAGATCAGAGTCACCAAGGAGGAAAGGCACCATAAGAATAGGTAATTCATCAGTTCCAATTTTACATGTATGAGGATGCCTTACAATGCCCTCCCATTTGGTTATTTGCTGAcattttgtcaaatttttaatAGAATGAAGGGCAAGAAAGAAAAGATTCAGAAGGAGGCAGCAAAGGAGTTGGAGCAGGGCATCAGTTTGGTTAAATCTCCTTTGGCTCTTCAGAAGGACCCATCTCTTACATTACCACAAAAGATCAAAGTCTCTGTTTTCCAATGGCAATCAGAGGACAACAATGCGATGGAGGAGTGATGTCAATGCTGcactctctgtgtgtgtgtttcaTTTGTTTGATGTTTGTGACTTGGATTCGAAGTGTCGAACAGCTCGATCAACCAACCGATAAAGTTAGTTCATAAGAACCCTTGTTTCCTCTTGGTTTCGATCAATCAACCTGTTATCTAATATTatgtaaattttatttctatattttatttctatatttaaaagtttgtttGTATTAATTGAttactattttttaaatagaaaaataattaaaaaaatatagttattaaAATCAACGGTAACGTTGTCGCTTTTTATCggtatctaaataattaaattgacGGCATTggtgtcgattttattgaatcaaatatcgacagaaacggcgtcgattttatataataatatcgacggcaatgatgtcgattttattgaatcaaatatcgacaaCAAATGgcgtcgattttatataataatattgacgGCAAGGTTGTCGATTTTAGTAAGTAAGTAAAATTttcaaactcatattatagacgGAAACAATAtcgatttattaaattattatcgacggccaggcaagccgtcgattttattcgaattttgaaaaatcgacaagCTTAATAGCGACCACCATTGTCGTCCACTTTGCCGtcgatttttaatattatcgaccGCTTAGCTATCGATTTTAACGATGTTTTTTGTAGTGtaactcaaacaaaaaaaaaagaaagatgaatAATCTTCTGTTTAAAAGAGATAATttagtcttttaattttttatttaccttCCAATTCCAATGGAGTTAAAGATAACTAAAGAGAGGATGAGAGTTAAACTAAATATAATTTGTATAATTAGGAGAATTTTATCAAAGTTGTAATATGATAAAGGTAAAGAGATACTTAGTATGTGAGCTAAAGGTCTGTATCCCTAAGAAAAATTAGGAAAACGTGCCTAAacctataaataaataaattatatcatTTTACCTTTTGCAaatccttaaaaccttaaaatttgtaatatttgGTCACTAGTTATTTTTACATTCATTAAGTTTTAGGACATATTTATTCCATGTGACTTGATATAATAGTAGATGCTAATGTATATAAtacaaaagagaaagagaatccGAAAATTTTATCGAATTAAAATAGAATCAATTTCAATAATACAAGAGaggaaaagaatataaaatatcATATTGAATTGTATGCCTGTGATACTACAGAATcaacacaaaaaagaaaaaaaaaattaaattttaaaaattgtattaaGTCGAATGATTATGATATTATAAGatcaataa
Coding sequences within it:
- the LOC112803730 gene encoding probable ribosome biogenesis protein RLP24 isoform X1, which translates into the protein MKKILANPFFHWIGKQRESLLLGLMSIILDFSVEVGPKLGMDVVGGLPLIFRFCRSKCHKNFKMKRNPRKVKWTKAYRQVHGKDMTQDSTFEFERKRNRPERYDRNLAENVLKAIPKIEKIRVTKEERHHKNRMKGKKEKIQKEAAKELEQGISLVKSPLALQKDPSLTLPQKIKVSVFQWQSEDNNAMEE
- the LOC112803730 gene encoding probable ribosome biogenesis protein RLP24 isoform X2; its protein translation is MKRNPRKVKWTKAYRQVHGKDMTQDSTFEFERKRNRPERYDRNLAENVLKAIPKIEKIRVTKEERHHKNRMKGKKEKIQKEAAKELEQGISLVKSPLALQKDPSLTLPQKIKVSVFQWQSEDNNAMEE